A genomic region of Lycorma delicatula isolate Av1 chromosome 4, ASM4794821v1, whole genome shotgun sequence contains the following coding sequences:
- the vri gene encoding nuclear factor interleukin-3-regulated vrille isoform X2, translated as MMVAEFITRQSGSPINGETPYLNSSMPAGHLSNNNGNGNGNGGNSNGSSSSGNGPPPQYCNPDPGISLGMMSPGSDSQNQDYPPGYDITSQLQRKELFSQRKQREFIPDNKKDESYWDRRRRNNEAAKRSREKRRFNDMILEQRVVELSKENHLLKAQLAAIKEKFGINGENVVSVEQVMATLPTNEQVLSLAKRAKLCNNQPPLMYSPEPGPGPGPIPTPVIHRSINQGPPPSPPNPVYQRDIQEPDNLHESEVYPYPFPPVLPPLHPPALEAASNSVLNLSRSRSHSRSRAPSPYELSSGSGDENSVPVTLIAPNNSLPHKLRHKSHLGDKDVAATALLSLQNIKQEPGARASPPWDAEGSSDERDSGISLGAEWAVSAPDDSHLKSEVARLASEVANLKSILTRKKPTTLSEA; from the coding sequence ATGATGGTGGCAGAGTTTATAACACGTCAGAGCGGATCACCGATTAATGGTGAGACACCGTATCTGAATTCTAGTATGCCTGCTGGTCACCTCAGCAATAATAACGGCAACGGTAATGGAAACGGAGGCAACAGCAACGGCAGCAGCAGCAGCGGGAATGGTCCGCCTCCTCAATACTGTAATCCTGATCCTGGAATTTCACTCGGCATGATGTCACCAGGTTCTGATTCACAGAATCAGGATTATCCTCCGGGATACGACATTACATCGCAACTTCAAAGAAAAGAACTGTTCTCTCAACGTAAACAAAGAGAATTTATTCCCGATAACAAGAAAGATGAGAGTTATTGGGATCGCAGACGGAGAAACAACGAAGCCGCCAAGAGATCAAGAGAGAAACGTCGTTTTAACGATATGATTTTAGAACAAAGAGTAGTAGAGCTGAGCAAAGAGAATCACTTATTAAAAGCTCAGTTGGCagctattaaagaaaaatttggaatCAATGGTGAAAACGTTGTGAGCGTAGAACAAGTTATGGCTACTTTGCCCACGAACGAACAGGTGCTCAGTCTAGCGAAAAGGGCAAAACTTTGCAACAACCAACCCCCTCTGATGTATTCTCCTGAACCCGGCCCGGGACCCGGTCCGATTCCTACTCCTGTCATTCATCGTTCTATCAATCAAGGACCCCCTCCGTCGCCGCCGAATCCGGTTTACCAACGCGACATTCAAGAACCCGACAATTTACACGAATCTGAAGTATATCCTTATCCGTTTCCTCCGGTTTTGCCACCGCTTCATCCTCCAGCGCTGGAAGCGGCCAGCAACAGCGTCCTAAATTTGAGTCGAAGTCGAAGCCACAGTAGAAGTCGAGCGCCATCGCCGTACGAACTGTCCAGCGGAAGCGGAGATGAAAATTCAGTACCGGTGACGTTAATAGCACCTAATAACAGTTTGCCTCACAAGTTGAGACATAAGAGTCATCTTGGAGATAAAGACGTCGCTGCGACTGCTCTCCTTTCGCTTCAGAACATAAAACAAGAACCCGGAGCGAGAGCCAGTCCGCCTTGGGACGCCGAAGGTAGCAGTGATGAACGAGATTCAGGCATTTCTTTGGGAGCCGAATGGGCTGTCAGCGCTCCTGACGATTCCCATCTGAAATCGGAAGTGGCTCGTCTGGCATCTGAAGTCGCCAATCTCAAGAGCATATTAACAAGGAAAAAACCGACGACACTAAGTGAAGCATGA
- the vri gene encoding nuclear factor interleukin-3-regulated vrille isoform X1 → MCANLLVCARDVLRHQMMVAEFITRQSGSPINGETPYLNSSMPAGHLSNNNGNGNGNGGNSNGSSSSGNGPPPQYCNPDPGISLGMMSPGSDSQNQDYPPGYDITSQLQRKELFSQRKQREFIPDNKKDESYWDRRRRNNEAAKRSREKRRFNDMILEQRVVELSKENHLLKAQLAAIKEKFGINGENVVSVEQVMATLPTNEQVLSLAKRAKLCNNQPPLMYSPEPGPGPGPIPTPVIHRSINQGPPPSPPNPVYQRDIQEPDNLHESEVYPYPFPPVLPPLHPPALEAASNSVLNLSRSRSHSRSRAPSPYELSSGSGDENSVPVTLIAPNNSLPHKLRHKSHLGDKDVAATALLSLQNIKQEPGARASPPWDAEGSSDERDSGISLGAEWAVSAPDDSHLKSEVARLASEVANLKSILTRKKPTTLSEA, encoded by the coding sequence atgttCTAAGGCATCAAATGATGGTGGCAGAGTTTATAACACGTCAGAGCGGATCACCGATTAATGGTGAGACACCGTATCTGAATTCTAGTATGCCTGCTGGTCACCTCAGCAATAATAACGGCAACGGTAATGGAAACGGAGGCAACAGCAACGGCAGCAGCAGCAGCGGGAATGGTCCGCCTCCTCAATACTGTAATCCTGATCCTGGAATTTCACTCGGCATGATGTCACCAGGTTCTGATTCACAGAATCAGGATTATCCTCCGGGATACGACATTACATCGCAACTTCAAAGAAAAGAACTGTTCTCTCAACGTAAACAAAGAGAATTTATTCCCGATAACAAGAAAGATGAGAGTTATTGGGATCGCAGACGGAGAAACAACGAAGCCGCCAAGAGATCAAGAGAGAAACGTCGTTTTAACGATATGATTTTAGAACAAAGAGTAGTAGAGCTGAGCAAAGAGAATCACTTATTAAAAGCTCAGTTGGCagctattaaagaaaaatttggaatCAATGGTGAAAACGTTGTGAGCGTAGAACAAGTTATGGCTACTTTGCCCACGAACGAACAGGTGCTCAGTCTAGCGAAAAGGGCAAAACTTTGCAACAACCAACCCCCTCTGATGTATTCTCCTGAACCCGGCCCGGGACCCGGTCCGATTCCTACTCCTGTCATTCATCGTTCTATCAATCAAGGACCCCCTCCGTCGCCGCCGAATCCGGTTTACCAACGCGACATTCAAGAACCCGACAATTTACACGAATCTGAAGTATATCCTTATCCGTTTCCTCCGGTTTTGCCACCGCTTCATCCTCCAGCGCTGGAAGCGGCCAGCAACAGCGTCCTAAATTTGAGTCGAAGTCGAAGCCACAGTAGAAGTCGAGCGCCATCGCCGTACGAACTGTCCAGCGGAAGCGGAGATGAAAATTCAGTACCGGTGACGTTAATAGCACCTAATAACAGTTTGCCTCACAAGTTGAGACATAAGAGTCATCTTGGAGATAAAGACGTCGCTGCGACTGCTCTCCTTTCGCTTCAGAACATAAAACAAGAACCCGGAGCGAGAGCCAGTCCGCCTTGGGACGCCGAAGGTAGCAGTGATGAACGAGATTCAGGCATTTCTTTGGGAGCCGAATGGGCTGTCAGCGCTCCTGACGATTCCCATCTGAAATCGGAAGTGGCTCGTCTGGCATCTGAAGTCGCCAATCTCAAGAGCATATTAACAAGGAAAAAACCGACGACACTAAGTGAAGCATGA